One Psychrobacillus glaciei genomic region harbors:
- the trpS gene encoding tryptophan--tRNA ligase — protein MKKIFSGVQPTGTITLGNYIGAFRQFITLQDGYNCIFCIVDQHAITVAQDPRELSKHIRSLAALYLAVGIDPEKSTLFIQSEVPAHAQAGWIMQCVSYIGELERMTQFKDKSDGKDAVSAALLTYPPLMAADILLYQTDIVPVGDDQKQHVELTRDLAERFNKRYGEVLTIPEIQLPKSGARIKSLQDPLKKMSKSDPNLKATIRILDTPKEIEKKIKSSVTDSEGIVAYDPENKPGVSNLLTIEAALNNVSIESLVQKYEGKGYGDFKASVAQVINDHFAPIQARYEQLLHSTELDDILDRGAKKANTHAQQTLFKMEAAMGLGRRR, from the coding sequence ATGAAGAAAATATTTTCAGGTGTGCAACCAACAGGAACTATCACTCTCGGGAATTATATTGGTGCTTTTAGACAGTTTATAACTCTGCAAGATGGCTATAATTGTATATTTTGTATTGTCGATCAGCATGCCATTACTGTAGCTCAGGATCCACGGGAGTTAAGTAAACATATTCGTTCACTTGCTGCATTATATCTTGCTGTAGGTATCGATCCAGAAAAATCGACGTTATTTATCCAGTCAGAGGTACCCGCACATGCACAGGCTGGTTGGATTATGCAATGTGTGTCTTATATCGGTGAATTAGAAAGAATGACACAGTTTAAAGACAAATCTGACGGAAAAGATGCCGTTTCGGCTGCTTTACTAACGTACCCTCCATTAATGGCTGCAGATATTCTTTTATACCAAACTGATATCGTTCCAGTTGGAGACGACCAAAAACAACATGTTGAGTTAACACGCGATTTAGCAGAAAGATTTAATAAGCGCTACGGGGAAGTCCTTACTATTCCTGAAATCCAACTCCCTAAAAGCGGAGCTCGAATTAAATCACTTCAAGATCCTCTAAAGAAGATGAGTAAATCCGATCCGAACTTAAAAGCAACTATCCGTATTCTAGACACACCAAAAGAAATTGAGAAGAAGATTAAAAGCTCTGTAACGGATTCTGAAGGCATCGTTGCTTATGATCCGGAAAATAAACCTGGAGTTTCGAATTTACTAACGATCGAAGCAGCATTAAACAACGTATCGATCGAATCGCTTGTACAAAAGTACGAAGGAAAAGGATACGGTGACTTTAAAGCATCGGTAGCTCAAGTGATAAATGATCATTTTGCTCCAATCCAAGCTCGCTATGAACAATTATTACATTCAACAGAGTTGGATGACATTTTAGATCGAGGTGCAAAAAAAGCGAATACGCACGCACAACAAACCTTGTTTAAGATGGAAGCCGCAATGGGCCTCGGAAGAAGACGATAA
- a CDS encoding ATP-binding cassette domain-containing protein: MSFMQINDLRVHYPIRGGFFNTVIDNVHAVDGINLEFEKGKAYGLVGESGCGKSTTGKSIIGLEKITSGNIIYEGEDVTNKRRNPNSTFNRDIQMIFQDANSSLNPRKRVQDIIAEPIRNFLKLTPDEEKRKINELLAIVGMNEDAKVKYPHEFSGGQKQRIGIARAIACNPKLIIADEPVSALDLSVQAQVLNFMKDIQEEFGLSYLFISHDLGVVKHMCEHISIMYKGRFVESGNREDIYTNPQHIYTKRLLSAIPDVNPIGRDVRKRDRIKVEADYVIEHKNYYDPNGRVFDLKKLTDTHFVAMSAHEKGGM, translated from the coding sequence ATGAGTTTTATGCAAATTAATGATTTACGTGTCCACTATCCAATTCGTGGAGGTTTTTTCAATACAGTTATTGATAATGTTCATGCAGTGGATGGAATCAATTTAGAATTCGAAAAAGGGAAGGCATATGGTTTAGTTGGGGAATCAGGTTGTGGAAAATCAACTACTGGTAAATCAATTATTGGGCTTGAAAAAATAACTTCTGGAAACATTATTTATGAAGGGGAAGATGTTACAAATAAACGGCGTAACCCTAATTCAACGTTTAATCGTGATATACAAATGATTTTCCAAGATGCGAATTCCAGCCTTAACCCTCGTAAACGTGTACAAGATATTATTGCAGAGCCAATACGAAACTTTTTGAAGTTAACTCCTGATGAAGAAAAACGAAAAATCAATGAGTTATTAGCAATCGTCGGAATGAATGAAGATGCGAAAGTAAAATATCCACATGAATTTTCGGGTGGCCAAAAGCAACGAATTGGAATTGCACGAGCGATTGCTTGTAATCCAAAACTGATTATTGCGGATGAACCAGTATCGGCTTTAGACCTTTCCGTTCAAGCGCAAGTGCTGAACTTTATGAAAGATATTCAAGAGGAATTTGGTTTAAGTTACTTGTTTATCTCCCATGATTTAGGGGTCGTAAAACATATGTGTGAGCATATTTCTATCATGTATAAAGGTAGATTCGTAGAGTCTGGAAATCGAGAAGACATTTATACGAATCCACAACACATTTATACGAAGCGATTATTATCTGCTATTCCTGATGTTAATCCAATAGGTCGGGATGTTCGAAAAAGAGACCGTATTAAAGTGGAAGCTGATTATGTAATCGAGCATAAAAATTATTATGATCCAAACGGAAGAGTATTTGACTTGAAAAAATTGACAGATACGCATTTTGTAGCGATGAGTGCTCACGAAAAGGGGGGCATGTAA
- a CDS encoding oligopeptide ABC transporter substrate-binding protein, with protein MNKKLWTLFAVLIAFMLVLGACNKDTDEPAKGTDEGKTEEGKTEEGKTEETAEEPVAEDSDALFPLEVTNDGDAISGGILKVAMAKDEPFQGIFLAELSEDAYDSDIMAYSSNSLFGTDGDFLLDDSGIASMTVDQANNKVTIKIRDGVKWSDGEPLKIEDVIYPYLIIGSKGYTGVRYDSNFQNIVGAEEYHDGKADSISGLVKVDETTLEMSLKQISPAIFSGGDGIWSSAAPSHILKDIKMADLVESDAVRKNPVTLGAFKFDKIVPGESVQFVANENYWKGKPKLDGVLVKVVPTSSISVAIGQGEYDIASSFSASKMEEVKDFDNIDILGRQELYYSYLGFKLGKYDTEKGEVITDLAGSKMGDVKLRHAMGYAIDVEQVAEVFYNGLRERANSLIPPVFASFYDSSLEGFTFDPDKAMALLDEAGYKDTNGDGIREDKEGKPFEIKFATMTGDDIAEDITQFYLQNWKDVGLNVTLTTGRTIEFNSFYDKVQADDPEIDIFMAAWATGTDPSPMGLYSKSAQYNFSRFSSDFLEQTLANIDSPEAFDADYRAGQFRAWQEYMAEEAPVIPTMYRYELVPVNKRVKNWNIDYSNESFSNLQDVELVSDSVVKSSK; from the coding sequence ATGAATAAAAAGCTTTGGACATTATTTGCGGTACTTATAGCTTTCATGCTAGTACTTGGTGCATGTAACAAGGATACCGATGAGCCAGCAAAAGGTACTGATGAAGGAAAAACAGAAGAAGGTAAAACAGAAGAAGGTAAAACAGAAGAAACAGCAGAAGAACCTGTAGCTGAAGATTCTGATGCATTATTCCCATTAGAAGTAACAAATGATGGTGATGCAATTTCAGGCGGTATTTTAAAAGTGGCAATGGCAAAGGATGAGCCATTCCAAGGTATTTTCTTAGCAGAATTAAGCGAAGACGCTTATGATTCTGATATTATGGCTTATTCAAGTAACTCTCTTTTTGGAACAGATGGAGACTTTTTATTAGATGATTCAGGTATTGCAAGTATGACTGTAGATCAAGCTAATAACAAAGTTACAATCAAAATCCGCGATGGTGTTAAATGGTCCGACGGTGAACCATTGAAGATTGAAGACGTAATTTATCCTTATTTAATCATTGGAAGCAAAGGATATACAGGTGTTCGTTATGACTCCAATTTCCAAAACATTGTTGGTGCTGAAGAGTACCATGATGGAAAAGCAGATTCAATCTCTGGTTTAGTAAAAGTTGATGAAACAACTTTAGAAATGTCATTAAAACAGATTTCACCAGCAATCTTTAGTGGTGGAGATGGAATTTGGAGTAGTGCTGCACCAAGTCATATTCTAAAAGATATTAAAATGGCAGATTTAGTAGAATCGGATGCAGTTCGTAAAAACCCTGTAACTTTAGGCGCATTTAAATTTGACAAAATCGTACCAGGTGAATCAGTACAATTCGTAGCAAACGAAAACTACTGGAAAGGTAAACCAAAACTTGATGGTGTTTTAGTGAAAGTTGTACCAACAAGCTCAATTTCAGTTGCAATTGGACAAGGCGAATATGATATTGCATCAAGCTTTAGTGCTTCTAAAATGGAAGAAGTTAAAGACTTTGACAATATTGACATTCTAGGGCGTCAAGAACTTTACTATTCATACCTTGGCTTCAAATTAGGTAAATATGATACAGAAAAAGGCGAAGTTATTACAGATCTTGCTGGTTCAAAAATGGGTGACGTTAAATTACGTCATGCAATGGGCTATGCAATTGATGTAGAGCAAGTAGCAGAAGTATTCTATAATGGATTACGTGAACGTGCTAACTCTTTAATCCCACCAGTGTTCGCATCTTTCTATGATTCTTCTTTAGAAGGATTTACGTTTGATCCAGACAAAGCAATGGCATTATTAGATGAAGCTGGCTATAAAGATACTAATGGCGATGGAATTCGTGAAGATAAAGAAGGAAAACCTTTCGAAATTAAATTCGCTACAATGACGGGTGACGATATCGCTGAAGATATTACTCAATTCTATTTACAAAACTGGAAAGACGTTGGTTTAAACGTGACGTTAACTACAGGTCGTACAATTGAGTTCAACAGCTTCTATGACAAAGTTCAAGCAGATGACCCAGAAATTGATATTTTCATGGCTGCATGGGCAACAGGTACAGATCCATCACCAATGGGCTTATACTCTAAATCGGCGCAATATAATTTTAGCCGTTTCTCATCAGATTTCTTAGAGCAAACATTAGCAAATATTGACTCTCCGGAAGCATTTGATGCTGATTACCGTGCTGGACAATTCCGTGCTTGGCAAGAATACATGGCGGAAGAAGCTCCTGTAATTCCAACTATGTATCGTTATGAATTGGTTCCGGTAAACAAACGCGTTAAAAATTGGAATATTGATTATTCAAATGAATCTTTCTCTAACCTACAAGACGTAGAATTAGTATCTGATTCTGTAGTTAAATCTTCAAAATAA
- a CDS encoding peptide ABC transporter substrate-binding protein — protein sequence MKNSKFLWLFGLMLVLSVFLAACGDKEDATTTKEDKNSTTETSKETAAVIDEDQVLNLIEGAEIPTMDSSLMTDQVGFIVLNNVNEGLYRLNPENVAVPAISDGEPTVSEDGLVYTFKIRDANWSDGSPVTANDFEYAWKRAMNPDMASEYGPYMMSGVIKNATEISEGTVDYNELGIKALDEKTLEVTLEKPVPYFLSLMSFGTFYPLKEAFVTAQGDNYAKNSDSVLYNGPFTLADWDGTGLTWKYLKNDQYWDKDTVKLTEINVDVVKEVPTAVNLYTNGEKDRVGLSGDYASQYADDPEVVNQPDTAVYYFKYNQERLGKKSPLANVNIREAISKGFNKEDLTSVVLANGSMPASYLIPKDFYFDEDGNDFRGVNGDMTAFDLEAAQAAWEKGLAELGVKEISIELLGSDSDVSKKMDEYLKSQLEKNLPGLKMSLKEVPFAVRLDLDTNQDYDIEFAGWGPDYQDPYSFLNLWETGGGNNHMSYSSSEYDQLLKDINGKLALDPEARWNAMAKAEKLVVGEDYAIGPVYQKGAMILEKSYVKGIAKHPFGGDYSYKWAYIEGKN from the coding sequence TTGAAGAATAGCAAATTTTTATGGCTTTTTGGCCTAATGTTAGTTCTTAGTGTTTTCCTTGCTGCTTGTGGCGACAAAGAAGATGCAACAACTACAAAAGAAGATAAAAATTCAACAACAGAAACATCGAAAGAAACAGCAGCAGTAATTGACGAAGATCAAGTACTAAATCTTATTGAGGGTGCTGAAATTCCAACGATGGATTCATCTTTAATGACTGACCAAGTTGGTTTCATTGTTCTTAACAATGTAAACGAAGGTTTATACCGTTTAAACCCAGAAAATGTTGCAGTTCCTGCTATTTCTGATGGTGAGCCAACAGTTTCTGAAGACGGATTAGTATACACATTTAAAATTCGTGATGCTAACTGGTCTGACGGTTCTCCTGTAACAGCTAATGACTTTGAATATGCTTGGAAACGTGCGATGAACCCGGATATGGCTTCTGAATATGGTCCATACATGATGTCAGGTGTTATCAAAAATGCTACTGAAATCTCAGAAGGCACAGTTGATTACAATGAATTAGGTATTAAAGCTCTTGATGAAAAAACATTAGAAGTGACGCTTGAAAAACCAGTTCCTTACTTCTTATCATTAATGTCTTTCGGAACGTTCTATCCATTAAAAGAAGCATTTGTTACAGCGCAAGGTGATAACTATGCGAAAAATTCCGATTCTGTATTATACAACGGTCCATTCACATTAGCTGATTGGGATGGAACAGGTTTAACATGGAAGTATCTTAAAAATGATCAATACTGGGATAAAGATACAGTAAAACTTACAGAAATTAACGTTGATGTTGTAAAAGAAGTTCCAACTGCAGTTAACCTATATACAAATGGTGAAAAAGATCGCGTTGGTCTTTCTGGTGACTATGCAAGTCAATATGCTGATGATCCAGAGGTTGTAAATCAACCGGATACAGCTGTATACTATTTCAAATATAACCAAGAGCGTCTTGGTAAAAAATCTCCACTTGCTAACGTAAATATTCGTGAAGCAATTTCAAAAGGATTTAATAAAGAAGATTTAACTTCTGTAGTTTTAGCAAATGGTTCTATGCCAGCTAGTTACTTAATTCCAAAAGATTTCTATTTTGATGAAGATGGAAACGATTTCCGTGGTGTTAATGGAGACATGACTGCATTTGATCTAGAAGCGGCTCAAGCAGCATGGGAAAAAGGTTTAGCTGAATTAGGAGTTAAAGAAATTTCTATAGAACTTCTGGGTTCAGACTCTGATGTTTCTAAAAAAATGGATGAATATTTAAAATCTCAATTAGAAAAAAACTTACCAGGGTTAAAAATGTCACTTAAAGAAGTACCGTTTGCGGTACGTCTAGACCTTGATACAAATCAAGATTATGACATCGAATTTGCTGGATGGGGTCCTGACTATCAAGATCCATACAGTTTCTTAAACTTATGGGAAACTGGTGGTGGAAATAACCACATGTCATATTCAAGCTCTGAATATGATCAATTACTAAAAGATATTAATGGTAAACTTGCACTAGACCCAGAAGCACGTTGGAATGCAATGGCAAAAGCTGAAAAATTAGTTGTAGGTGAAGATTACGCTATTGGACCAGTTTACCAAAAAGGTGCAATGATTTTAGAAAAATCATATGTAAAAGGTATTGCTAAACACCCATTCGGTGGAGACTATAGTTACAAATGGGCTTATATCGAAGGTAAAAACTAA
- the opp3b gene encoding oligopeptide ABC transporter permease has translation MAKYILRRVIYMFITFFLIATATFFLMKALPGSPISSAAKLSPSQLAIVEAKYDLDKPVAVQYGKYMLNLAKGDLGVSFQFKNASVTELIMKRLGPSFLLGSQGLILGVAIGIILGMIAALRQNTIWDYGSTLIAIIGISIPSFVFATLLQYWLAVKWQIFPVALWKDGWMSSVLPSIALAMGPLATASRFIRTEMIEVLGSDYITLAKSKGASGFEVAFKHAFRNALIPLVTVLGPLAAGLLTGSLVIEKIFAIPGIGEQFVKSIMTDDFPIIMGTTLFFSAFLILVIFVVDILYGIIDPRIRLSGGSN, from the coding sequence ATGGCAAAATATATTTTACGGCGTGTAATTTATATGTTTATAACGTTTTTCCTGATTGCAACAGCTACATTCTTCTTAATGAAGGCGCTTCCAGGATCCCCGATTAGCTCTGCTGCAAAACTATCCCCTTCACAACTTGCGATAGTGGAAGCGAAATATGATTTAGATAAACCAGTAGCAGTTCAATATGGAAAGTATATGTTAAACTTAGCGAAAGGTGATTTAGGTGTCTCCTTCCAGTTTAAAAATGCAAGTGTTACTGAATTAATCATGAAACGTCTTGGTCCATCTTTTCTTCTAGGATCACAAGGATTAATTCTTGGAGTTGCTATTGGAATTATTTTAGGTATGATTGCTGCATTAAGGCAAAATACTATTTGGGATTATGGTAGTACGCTAATTGCTATCATTGGAATATCAATTCCATCTTTCGTTTTCGCAACATTATTGCAGTATTGGTTAGCTGTTAAATGGCAAATTTTCCCGGTTGCTTTATGGAAAGACGGTTGGATGTCAAGTGTTCTTCCATCTATTGCATTAGCTATGGGTCCTCTTGCTACAGCTTCCCGTTTTATACGCACGGAAATGATAGAAGTTTTAGGTTCTGATTATATTACGCTTGCGAAATCAAAGGGTGCTAGTGGGTTTGAAGTTGCATTTAAGCATGCTTTCCGAAATGCATTAATACCTCTTGTAACTGTTTTAGGTCCGTTAGCAGCTGGTTTGCTAACAGGTTCCCTTGTAATTGAGAAAATATTTGCTATTCCTGGAATTGGGGAACAATTTGTAAAATCAATTATGACAGACGATTTCCCTATTATTATGGGGACAACTTTGTTTTTCTCGGCATTCTTAATACTTGTAATATTCGTAGTAGATATTCTTTACGGTATTATTGATCCGCGTATTCGTTTATCAGGAGGTAGTAATTAA
- a CDS encoding DUF3899 domain-containing protein produces the protein MKAKIFYFIGLQLLIFVLTFLIYGKCNLVYYANMSFYVGGLITFFGLMSYVVAGGFFDFFTESSRKVFTPKRLRKEVGKMRLPSEVFSFPNKPIIALGLSSLLCMCIALFVYYS, from the coding sequence ATGAAAGCAAAAATTTTCTATTTTATAGGGTTACAACTTCTTATTTTCGTACTTACGTTTTTAATATACGGAAAATGTAATCTAGTTTATTATGCAAATATGTCTTTTTATGTCGGAGGACTTATTACGTTCTTTGGATTAATGTCGTATGTTGTTGCCGGAGGTTTTTTTGATTTTTTCACGGAAAGTTCAAGAAAAGTTTTTACTCCGAAGCGTTTGAGAAAAGAAGTGGGTAAGATGCGATTGCCTTCAGAAGTTTTTTCTTTTCCTAATAAGCCGATTATTGCTTTAGGGCTATCTAGCTTACTTTGCATGTGTATTGCTTTGTTTGTTTATTATAGTTAA
- a CDS encoding ABC transporter ATP-binding protein: MEKILEVKDLELSFHTFAGEVKAIRGVNFDLLKGETLAIVGESGSGKSVTTKAIMRLLPEHSSEFKEGHILFNGKDLTKLSDKEMQKIRGKDISMIFQDPMTSLNPTMPIGKQIMEPILKHQKVSKSEARKISIDLLRLVGMPKPEARIKQYPHQFSGGQRQRIVIAIALACNPQILIADEPTTALDVTIQAQILELMKDLQKKIDTSIIFITHDLGVVANVADRVAVMYGGRIVEVGTVDEIFYNPQHPYTWGLLSSMPSLDVEEKLYAIPGTPPDLLSPPKGDAFALRSEYAMKIDMEEAPPFFKVSDTHYAATWLLHPDAPQVEPPISIIERMKKFPGSRYYEGTEGGAY; encoded by the coding sequence ATGGAGAAAATATTAGAAGTTAAAGACCTAGAGCTTTCCTTCCACACTTTTGCAGGAGAAGTTAAAGCGATCCGTGGCGTTAATTTCGATTTATTAAAAGGTGAAACACTTGCAATTGTAGGAGAGTCTGGTTCTGGTAAGTCAGTTACTACTAAGGCGATTATGCGTTTATTGCCTGAACATAGTTCTGAATTTAAAGAAGGTCATATTTTATTTAATGGGAAAGATCTAACAAAACTATCGGATAAAGAAATGCAAAAGATACGTGGGAAAGATATTTCAATGATTTTCCAAGATCCAATGACCTCTTTAAATCCGACAATGCCAATAGGCAAGCAAATTATGGAGCCTATTTTAAAACATCAAAAAGTTAGTAAATCCGAGGCTCGTAAAATTTCAATTGATTTATTACGTTTAGTTGGTATGCCAAAACCGGAAGCTCGGATTAAACAATATCCACATCAGTTTTCTGGTGGTCAACGTCAACGTATTGTTATAGCGATAGCACTTGCATGTAATCCACAAATTTTAATTGCGGATGAACCTACAACTGCTCTTGATGTAACGATTCAAGCACAAATTCTAGAGCTTATGAAAGATTTGCAGAAAAAAATTGATACGTCCATTATCTTTATTACGCATGATTTAGGTGTTGTAGCAAACGTAGCTGATCGCGTAGCAGTTATGTACGGTGGAAGAATTGTAGAAGTTGGTACGGTGGATGAAATTTTTTATAATCCACAACATCCATATACATGGGGATTACTCAGCTCCATGCCTTCATTAGATGTAGAAGAGAAACTATATGCAATTCCTGGTACTCCTCCGGATTTATTATCACCACCAAAAGGGGATGCATTTGCCCTACGTAGTGAGTATGCAATGAAAATTGATATGGAAGAAGCACCGCCATTTTTTAAAGTAAGTGATACACACTATGCGGCAACTTGGTTATTACATCCCGATGCACCTCAAGTAGAGCCTCCAATTTCTATTATTGAACGTATGAAGAAGTTTCCAGGTAGCCGTTATTATGAAGGAACTGAAGGAGGAGCTTACTAA
- the opp4B gene encoding oligopeptide ABC transporter permease: MWKTIVRRTLIMIPQLLVLSLLIFTMAKFMPGDPFTGKITPETDPNRIEELRELAGLNDPWYEQYAHWMLRAVQGDFGKSYTYKIGVSTLIGERAVNTFWLSLVSAILLYIIAIPLGIIAGRYQDTLADKVIVLYSFIVYAIPTFVLSLIFLFLFGYKLHWFPTVGSVDIQYDPGTFGYIWSKVYHMLLPAITYAILATTGVIQYLRSEIIDSKSQDYVRTARSKGIPISKVYSRHILRNSLLPIAAFFGFTITGLLGGSIFIETIFGYPGMGQLFISSIASRDYSVITALVMLFGFLTLLGSLLSDIIMSIVDPRIRIE, from the coding sequence ATGTGGAAAACAATCGTAAGACGAACATTAATCATGATTCCACAGTTACTCGTTCTAAGTTTATTAATTTTCACGATGGCTAAATTTATGCCAGGAGATCCTTTTACGGGAAAGATTACACCAGAGACGGATCCTAATCGTATAGAAGAACTACGTGAGTTGGCCGGTTTGAATGATCCGTGGTATGAACAGTATGCCCACTGGATGTTAAGAGCAGTGCAAGGGGATTTTGGTAAAAGTTATACGTATAAAATAGGCGTTTCAACTTTGATAGGTGAAAGAGCTGTAAATACGTTTTGGCTATCTTTAGTAAGTGCTATTTTGTTATATATAATAGCTATTCCACTTGGGATTATAGCAGGCCGTTATCAAGATACGTTAGCGGATAAGGTAATTGTATTGTATAGTTTCATAGTTTATGCAATTCCAACGTTTGTTTTATCTTTAATATTCTTATTTTTATTCGGTTATAAACTTCACTGGTTCCCTACGGTTGGTAGTGTAGATATTCAATATGATCCAGGTACTTTTGGATACATATGGAGCAAAGTTTACCATATGTTGTTACCAGCTATAACTTATGCGATATTAGCTACTACTGGAGTTATTCAGTATTTACGTTCTGAAATTATTGATTCTAAAAGCCAAGATTATGTTCGAACTGCACGAAGTAAAGGTATTCCAATTAGTAAGGTATATTCTAGACATATTCTAAGAAATTCCTTGCTACCAATTGCAGCTTTTTTTGGATTTACAATAACTGGTTTGTTAGGTGGTTCTATCTTTATTGAAACAATCTTCGGTTATCCAGGGATGGGACAGTTATTTATTTCATCTATTGCATCACGTGACTACAGTGTAATTACTGCACTTGTTATGTTATTTGGATTCTTAACGTTATTAGGTAGTCTACTGTCCGATATTATCATGAGTATTGTTGACCCAAGAATAAGGATAGAGTAG
- a CDS encoding ABC transporter permease: MANKENKNEIVEVSAPATGMQVIFREFKKDKLAMFSLIALVIVIIGVFIWAKLIDEQALMRVSLRDKYAPPGDKFFLGADQGGKAILGQLIIGAKNSITIAIFITLITGVFGIVVGLICGYFGGWIDNIFMRIIDFFITIPSLMLIIVFVTIIPKYSITMFILILSIFIWPPTARLVRSKALSESRRDYVNASKTLGTSGFLIIFKEIMPNLSSILIVEMTLNFAGNVGIETGLSFLGFGLPPSTPSLGTLISYANNPLVLQEKWWVWLPASIFILLMMLGINYVGQALRRSADAKQRLG, encoded by the coding sequence ATGGCTAATAAAGAGAACAAAAATGAAATTGTAGAAGTAAGTGCCCCTGCAACTGGGATGCAAGTTATTTTTCGAGAGTTTAAAAAAGATAAATTGGCAATGTTTTCACTTATAGCACTAGTGATTGTCATTATTGGTGTTTTTATATGGGCAAAGCTTATTGATGAACAAGCTTTGATGCGAGTTAGTTTACGCGATAAATATGCTCCACCAGGAGATAAATTCTTTTTAGGAGCAGACCAAGGAGGGAAAGCTATTCTTGGGCAGCTTATAATTGGAGCTAAAAATTCAATTACAATCGCCATTTTTATTACACTTATTACTGGGGTATTCGGTATAGTTGTTGGCTTAATTTGTGGTTATTTCGGAGGATGGATCGATAATATTTTTATGCGAATTATTGACTTTTTCATTACTATACCTTCATTAATGTTAATAATTGTATTCGTTACGATTATTCCTAAATATTCAATTACGATGTTCATCCTAATTTTGAGCATTTTCATTTGGCCTCCTACTGCACGTCTTGTACGAAGTAAGGCTTTGTCTGAAAGTAGACGTGATTATGTGAATGCATCTAAAACGTTGGGTACTAGTGGATTCCTTATTATTTTTAAAGAGATTATGCCCAATTTAAGTTCTATCTTAATTGTAGAGATGACATTAAATTTTGCAGGAAACGTCGGAATTGAAACAGGATTATCTTTTCTTGGATTTGGATTACCACCATCGACTCCAAGTTTAGGAACATTAATTAGTTATGCAAATAACCCGCTTGTATTGCAAGAAAAGTGGTGGGTATGGTTACCAGCATCTATCTTTATATTACTTATGATGTTAGGGATCAATTATGTTGGGCAAGCATTACGCCGTTCGGCAGATGCAAAACAACGTCTTGGCTAA
- the opp3C gene encoding oligopeptide ABC transporter permease produces the protein MNEDVKKLPADSFDRVHIDSIHSERISKPSLSFWQDAWLRIRKNKAAIVSAFILLFIIVMAFVGPMISPHDGETQTLQHANLPPKVPGLEKLGIFDGYGVLAGKEVDLYTLKKVDTYYWFGTDGLGRDMFSRVWEGTQISLFIAFVAAVIDMVIGVTYGGISGYYGGRLDDVMQRIVEILIGIPTLVIVILMMLVMKPGLTAIIIAITITGWIGMSRVVRGQVLKFKNQEFVLASRTLGASNGRIITKHILPNILGLIIINMMFTIPGAIFFEAFLSFIGLGLQPPTASLGTLINDGYQLIKFQPHVLLFPSLILSLLMIAFNLIGDGLRDAFDPKMKD, from the coding sequence ATGAATGAAGATGTAAAAAAATTACCTGCTGATTCTTTTGATAGAGTCCATATAGATAGCATCCATTCCGAAAGAATTTCGAAACCAAGTTTAAGTTTCTGGCAAGATGCTTGGTTGCGTATTCGTAAAAATAAGGCTGCGATCGTTAGTGCCTTCATTTTGCTATTTATAATCGTCATGGCATTTGTTGGACCTATGATTAGTCCGCATGACGGAGAAACACAGACGCTTCAACATGCTAACTTGCCTCCAAAAGTACCGGGACTAGAAAAGCTTGGAATATTTGATGGTTATGGTGTACTGGCGGGTAAAGAAGTAGATTTATATACATTGAAAAAGGTAGATACGTATTATTGGTTTGGTACAGATGGACTTGGACGTGATATGTTCTCACGTGTTTGGGAAGGTACCCAAATTTCTTTATTTATCGCATTTGTAGCTGCTGTAATTGATATGGTTATCGGTGTAACTTATGGAGGAATCTCAGGTTACTACGGTGGGCGTTTGGATGATGTTATGCAACGTATTGTAGAGATTTTGATTGGTATTCCTACATTAGTTATTGTTATTCTAATGATGCTTGTAATGAAGCCAGGGCTTACTGCAATAATCATTGCAATAACGATAACGGGATGGATAGGTATGTCTAGGGTAGTACGAGGTCAGGTTTTGAAATTTAAAAACCAAGAGTTTGTTCTAGCTTCTCGTACATTAGGTGCAAGTAACGGTCGAATTATTACGAAGCATATTTTACCAAACATTTTAGGGCTTATTATTATTAATATGATGTTTACAATTCCGGGAGCAATTTTCTTTGAAGCATTCCTAAGCTTCATTGGATTAGGGCTTCAGCCACCAACTGCATCCTTAGGGACACTTATTAATGACGGTTATCAGTTGATTAAATTTCAACCACATGTATTATTGTTTCCATCTTTAATATTAAGTTTATTAATGATTGCATTCAACTTAATTGGTGACGGTTTACGTGATGCATTCGATCCGAAGATGAAGGACTAA